A genome region from Pseudomonadota bacterium includes the following:
- a CDS encoding dienelactone hydrolase family protein — protein sequence MALTQDTLVFEQDGLTFRPVMFWDDEQNGEQPVVMVCGTILGRNEFVLDRARALARMGYVGVALDVYGEGFATTDFAQGRVKMDALKEDRESLRTRLSASIDFIANQPNVDGLKMAVIGYCFGGLCALDVARSRDDVRAVASFHGALTPPPRMLSAPINAKVLILHGDADPLVPDEAVTAVQRELTAREADWQLHRYGFAYHSFAVPGANAPERGLQYNELAQRRSWSSLEQLLSESF from the coding sequence ATGGCGTTAACCCAGGATACCCTTGTGTTCGAGCAGGACGGCCTAACCTTCCGACCCGTAATGTTTTGGGATGACGAACAAAACGGTGAGCAGCCGGTGGTTATGGTGTGCGGCACCATTTTGGGCCGCAACGAGTTTGTGTTAGACCGGGCACGTGCGTTGGCGCGGATGGGCTACGTGGGCGTGGCGCTTGATGTCTATGGCGAAGGCTTTGCGACAACCGATTTTGCGCAGGGTAGGGTAAAAATGGACGCCCTGAAAGAGGACCGGGAGTCTCTGCGCACACGCCTATCGGCTAGCATCGATTTTATTGCAAACCAGCCCAATGTTGATGGTCTGAAAATGGCGGTCATCGGTTATTGCTTTGGTGGGCTTTGTGCGCTGGATGTCGCTCGCTCTCGAGATGACGTGCGCGCAGTGGCGAGTTTTCATGGGGCCTTAACTCCGCCACCCCGCATGCTCAGCGCGCCGATCAATGCAAAAGTGCTTATTCTTCATGGCGACGCCGATCCCCTCGTGCCGGATGAGGCCGTCACCGCAGTACAGCGAGAGCTGACCGCGCGTGAGGCGGACTGGCAGCTACATCGCTATGGTTTTGCCTACCATTCGTTTGCTGTGCCCGGTGCAAACGCGCCCGAGCGCGGTTTGCAATATAACGAACTGGCGCAGCGTCGTTCGTGGTCGAGTCTTGAGCAGTTATTGTCCGAGAGCTTTTAA